In Thermanaerovibrio velox DSM 12556, the genomic stretch AGCACGGCAAGCATGTGCATTCCCTCTCTCCTTTTTTTTGGGGGGAGGGGCGGGGGTGAAGCGATGAGTCAATGCAGGAGGTACGATGTAGTGGTGGTTGGAGCCGGGATAGTTGGGGCCTCCATTGCCAGGGAGCTGTCCCGATACAAGCTTCGGGTGGCGGTCTTGGAGAAGGCTCATGATATCCCCTCCGGGGCCAGCCGGGCCAACAGCTCCATGGTGCACGGCGGTTTCGACGACAAGCCCGGCACGGTGAAGGCGTCCTTTTGTGCCAAGGGGAACCGGCTGTACCACCAGCTTCACGAGGAGCTGGACTTTCAGCTGGACCCTTGCGGGTCCTACGTGTGCGCCTTCAACGGTGATGAGATAGGTCACCTGGAGATGCTCCTCGAGCAGGGCCGCACCAACGGGGTTGTGGGGTTGGAGATAATAACCGGTGACCAGCTCAGGGAGAGGGAGCCCAACGCGTCGAAGGGCATAGTGGCGGCCCTTTGGTGTTCCTCCGCCGCGATGGTTAACAACTTCGAGGCGGTGTTGGCCTTCATGGACAACGCCCAGGCCAACGGGGTGGAGCTTTTCCTCGGCACCCAGGTGACGGGGCTCATAAAGGACCCTTCCGGCCGGTCCGTTATGGGTGTGTCCTCCAGCGGGGGGGATTTCATGGCCCCGGTGGTGGTGAACGCCGCGGGGGTGTACAGCGACGAGCTGTCCCGCATGGCGGGGGATGACAGCTTCACCATAACCCCTGTGAGGGGGGAGTACTTCATCTTCGACAAGTCCGTGGGGAACCTGGTGAGGAGTTTCTTCTTCCCCTGTCCCTCCAAGAAGGGAAAGGGCATAACGGTGGCCAGGACAGTGGACGGGAACCTGCTTATAGGTCCCAACTCGGTTCCGCAGGCTTCTAAGGAGGACACCTCCACCACCGGTGAGGGCCTTATGGAGGTCTTTGAGGGGGCCCTGAAGCTCATCCCCTCCATTCCGCGCAACATGAGCATAACCACCTTTGCGGGGCTTAGGGCCAACTCTGACAGCGGGGATTTCCACATAGGGCCTGTGGAGTCCATGCGGGGCTTCTTCAACGTGGCGGGTATAAAGTCCCCGGGGCTCACCAGCGCTCCCGCCATCGCGGTGAGGGTGGTGGAGATGCTGAAGGACTGCTACGGGGACATCTTGACCTTTGAGGAGGACCCGTCTTTCGTGCCGGTGCGCCGCCACATACCCCGGTTTTCGGAGCTGCCCATGGAGGAGCGGATAAGGCTTGCGGCGGGGGATCCTCGCTACGGCCAGATAGTATGCCGCTGCGAGACCGTCACGGAGGCCCAGGTGGTGGAGGCCATAAGGCGTGGGGCCAGGACCGTGGCGGCGGTGAAGATATGGACCAGGGCCGGGGCGGGCCGCTGTCAGGGGGGGTTCTGCGGGCCTAGGGTTGTGGAGATATTAGCCCGGGAGCTGGGCATAAGCCCTGAGGAGGTCACGCGGCACGGGGGGCACTCGAGGCTTTTGACCGGTCCTACGAAGGCCCCTTGGCTTGAGAGGGAGGGGGCTTAAACCATGCTCAAGGACATAGACGTGGCCATAATAGGCGCCGGCCCTGCGGGGATAGCCGCCGGTGTGGGGGCCAGGGAAGCGGGGGCCGAGCGGGTGGTGGTCTTCGAGAGGGATTGGGACCTTGGTGGTATTCTTCAGCAGTGCATTCACCCGGGCTTTGGGCTTCACACGTTTAAGGAGGAGCTAACCGGTCCTGAGTACGTGCATCGGTATCTTGAGAGGGCCCATCGGGCGGGGGTTCAGTTCGTGACCAACACCATGGTGTTCCACATGGAGGAGGACGGGTCCTTCTGGACCATGAACCCGGAGCGGGGGATAGAGCACGTGACTCCTAAGGCCACGGTTTTGGCCATGGGATGCCGGGAGCGTCCCCTTGGGGCCCTTGGGATACCCGGCTCCAGGCCCGCGGGGATCTACACCGCCGGCACCGCCCAGCGTTTTGTGAACATGGAGGGCTACATGCCGGGCAAGCGCGTGGTGGTGCTGGGATCTGGTGACATAGGGCTGATAATGGTGCGCCGGATGATCCTTGAGGGGGCTAAGGTGGAGGGGGTCTTCGAGCTCATGTCCTGGCCCGGGGGGCTTAGGCGGAACATAGCCCAGTGCTTGGACGATTACGGGGTTCCCTTCTACCTGGACCATACGGTCACGAAGGTGCACGGCAAGGACCGGCTTGAGGCGGTTACGGTGGCCCAGGTGGACCAGTGTAAGCGTCCCATACCTGGCACCGAGCGGACCATAGAGTGCGACACGCTGCTTTTGGCGGTGGGGCTCATACCGGAGAACGAGCTGTCCCGCATGGCGGGGGTGGAGATACACCCCATGACCGGGGGTCCCAGGGTTAACCAGTTCCTTCAGACCTCCAAGCCAAACGTGTTCGCCGCGGGCAACGTGGTGGTGGTTTACGACCTGGTGGACTGGGTGAGCGCCGAGGGTGTGAGGGCCGGGGAGAACGCCGCCCGGTACGCCCTGGGCCGTCTTGGGGCCCCCGAGAGGGCGTTCCAGGTGGTGCCGGGCAAGGGTGTTAGGCTGCTATCCCCCCAGGTGGTAGGGGATCAGGAGGACTCCACGGTGTTTCTTAGGGTGAGTGAGCCGGTGGAGCGGCGCTGCCGGATAGTCACGAAGCCCCACGTGGGGGCCACCAACTTGAGGTACGCCAGGCCCGGGGAGATGAACGAGGTGGTGCTGCGGGCCAAGGCCCTTAGGGAGCTGCCTTTGGACGTCACGACCGTAGAGGTTTCTGTGGAGGAGGTGCGCTGACGTGGAGGTCCGGAAGATGATATGCGTTTCCTGTCCCGTGGGCTGCACCTTGTCCGTCACCCTTGAGGGGGCGGAGGTCGTGAAGGTGGAGGGGAACCAGTGTCCCCGGGGGGAGACCTATGCGGTGGCGGAGGTGAGGAATCCCGTGAGGGTCTTCACCTCCACGGTGAGGGTGGAGGGCGGGGCTCTCCCAGTGTGTCCGGTGAGGAGCAGGAGGCCCATACCGCTCGACAAGGTCTTTGATGTGGCCCGGGAGCTTGCCCGGGTGAAGCTTGTTGCACCGGTTGAGATAGGACAGGTTATAATTGCTGATGTATGCGGAACTGGAGTTGACATCGTGGCCAGCCGCTCACTAAAGCGAAAGGAGTCCTGATCAATGCCGAGCATCGAAGTTGTGGTGAAGAACCCTCATGGGCTTCACGCCCGTCCCGCTGCCCTGTTCGTACAGAAGGCCTCGTCGTTTCCCTGTGCTGTGAAGGTGACCAAGAAGGACAGGACCGTGGACGCCAAGAGCATCCTTGGGATCATGTCCTTGGGCATAGAGCCTGGGGAGACCATAAGGATCGAGGCGGAGGGGGAGGGGGCGGAGGAGGCCCTCAAGGCCCTCCAGGAGGTGGCGGAGGACACCTCGGTGTGATGCTTTTGCACTAGCCCTAGTGTCCTAAAAAGTATTCATCGCCCCGGGTGTTGACGTAACGCCCGGGGCGTATTACACTACGCCTTGTCCCGCGGGGGCGAGCCTGATGGCGGCCTGGTAGGGTCGGCGGTGGTGAGCTTGGCGGGGGAACCATGACAGGTGGATAAGGGAGACGGGCCTGAGGCGTAGTGTCTCGGGTAGAGAACGGGCTCTTGATAGAAGAATTGCTAGGAGAGTTTGATCCTGGCTCAGGACGAACGCTGGCGGCGTGCTTAACACATGCAAGTCGAACGGGCCGATGGGTGAAAGTTCGCTGGATCCTATTGGTTAGTGGCGGACGGGTGAGTAACACGTGAGAACCTGGCCTGCACAGGGGGACAACTGTTGGAAACGGCAGCTAATACCCCATAGGCGCGAGAGCGTTAAAGGAGAGATCCGGTGCGGGGTGGGCTCGCGGCCTATCAGCTAGTTGGTGGGGTAATGGCCTACCAAGGCGATGACGGGTAGCCGGCCTGAGAGGGTGTACGGCCACACTGGAACTGAGATACGGTCCAGACTCCTACGGGAGGCAGCAGTGGGGAATATTGGGCAATGGGCGGAAGCCTGACCCAGCGACGCCGCGTGAGGGAAGAAGTCCTTCGGGATGTAAACCTCTGTTGTAAGGGAAGAAGGAAGTGACGGTACCTTACGAGGAAGCCCCGGCAAACTACGTGCCAGCAGCCGCGGTAATACGTAGGGGGCGAGCGTTGTCCGGAATTACTGGGCGTAAAGAGCGCGTAGGCGGCTGGATAAGTCGGCTGTGAAAGATGCGGGCTCAACCTGCGGATTGCGGTCGATACTGTTTGGCTGGAGTGCGGGAGAGGGAAGTGGAATTCCCGGTGTAGCGGTGAAATGCGTAGATATCGGGAGGAACACCAGTGGCGAAGGCGGCTTCCTGGACCGCGACTGACGCTCAAGCGCGAAAGCTGGGGGAGCGAACGGGATTAGATACCCCGGTAGTCCCAGCTGTAAACGATGGATGCTAGGTGTGGGGGTCGTATGGCTTCCGTGCCGGAGTTAACGCGATAAGCATCCCGCCTGGGGAGTACGGCCGCAAGGCTGAAACTCAAAGGAATTGACGGGGGCCCGCACAAGCGGTGGAGCACGTGGTTTAATTCGATGCAAACCGAAGGACCTTACCTGGGTTTGACATGTACGTGGTAGGGAGATGAAAGTCGAACGACCTTGGGGAGACTCGAGGAGCGTACACAGGTGCTGCATGGCTGTCGTCAGCTCGTGTCGTGAGATGTTGGGTTAAGTCCCGCAACGAGCGCAACCCCTATTGCCAGTTACTAACGGGAGAGCCGAGGACTCTGGCGAGACTGCCGTCGACAAGGCGGAGGAAGGTGGGGACGACGTCAAGTCATCATGGCCTTTATGCCCAGGGCGACACACGTGCTACAATGGCCGGCACAGAGGGAAGCGAAGCTGCGAGGTGGAGCGGATCCCAGAAAGCCGGTCCCAGTTCGGATTGCA encodes the following:
- a CDS encoding NAD(P)/FAD-dependent oxidoreductase, producing MSQCRRYDVVVVGAGIVGASIARELSRYKLRVAVLEKAHDIPSGASRANSSMVHGGFDDKPGTVKASFCAKGNRLYHQLHEELDFQLDPCGSYVCAFNGDEIGHLEMLLEQGRTNGVVGLEIITGDQLREREPNASKGIVAALWCSSAAMVNNFEAVLAFMDNAQANGVELFLGTQVTGLIKDPSGRSVMGVSSSGGDFMAPVVVNAAGVYSDELSRMAGDDSFTITPVRGEYFIFDKSVGNLVRSFFFPCPSKKGKGITVARTVDGNLLIGPNSVPQASKEDTSTTGEGLMEVFEGALKLIPSIPRNMSITTFAGLRANSDSGDFHIGPVESMRGFFNVAGIKSPGLTSAPAIAVRVVEMLKDCYGDILTFEEDPSFVPVRRHIPRFSELPMEERIRLAAGDPRYGQIVCRCETVTEAQVVEAIRRGARTVAAVKIWTRAGAGRCQGGFCGPRVVEILARELGISPEEVTRHGGHSRLLTGPTKAPWLEREGA
- a CDS encoding NAD(P)/FAD-dependent oxidoreductase — its product is MLKDIDVAIIGAGPAGIAAGVGAREAGAERVVVFERDWDLGGILQQCIHPGFGLHTFKEELTGPEYVHRYLERAHRAGVQFVTNTMVFHMEEDGSFWTMNPERGIEHVTPKATVLAMGCRERPLGALGIPGSRPAGIYTAGTAQRFVNMEGYMPGKRVVVLGSGDIGLIMVRRMILEGAKVEGVFELMSWPGGLRRNIAQCLDDYGVPFYLDHTVTKVHGKDRLEAVTVAQVDQCKRPIPGTERTIECDTLLLAVGLIPENELSRMAGVEIHPMTGGPRVNQFLQTSKPNVFAAGNVVVVYDLVDWVSAEGVRAGENAARYALGRLGAPERAFQVVPGKGVRLLSPQVVGDQEDSTVFLRVSEPVERRCRIVTKPHVGATNLRYARPGEMNEVVLRAKALRELPLDVTTVEVSVEEVR
- a CDS encoding DUF1667 domain-containing protein, with the translated sequence MEVRKMICVSCPVGCTLSVTLEGAEVVKVEGNQCPRGETYAVAEVRNPVRVFTSTVRVEGGALPVCPVRSRRPIPLDKVFDVARELARVKLVAPVEIGQVIIADVCGTGVDIVASRSLKRKES
- a CDS encoding HPr family phosphocarrier protein yields the protein MPSIEVVVKNPHGLHARPAALFVQKASSFPCAVKVTKKDRTVDAKSILGIMSLGIEPGETIRIEAEGEGAEEALKALQEVAEDTSV